The proteins below come from a single Flavobacterium lindanitolerans genomic window:
- a CDS encoding quinone-dependent dihydroorotate dehydrogenase: MYKSVIRPILFGFDPEKIHYFTFSTLRFLNKIPGASSVFKSLYQVDNKRLEREVFGLKFKNPVGLAAGFDKDAKLYKELSNLGFGFIEIGTLTPKGQEGNPKKRLFRLKEDSAIINRMGFNNGGVFEAVERLKKNNGVLIGGNIGKNKLTPNEDAVSDYEICFDALYDYVDYFVVNVSSPNTPNLRALQDKEPLTQLLQTLQQKNTTKPKQKPILLKIAPDLTDEQLLDIVDIVNDTKIAGVIATNTTISREGLISENQKETGGLSGKPLTKRSTEVIRFLSEKSNKSFPIIGVGGIHSAEDALEKLEAGASLVQLYTGFIYEGPALIKKINKKILSKK; encoded by the coding sequence TCGGTAATCCGTCCCATACTTTTTGGCTTTGACCCAGAAAAAATCCACTACTTTACTTTTTCCACATTACGATTTCTGAATAAGATTCCGGGTGCCAGTTCCGTTTTTAAATCACTATACCAGGTCGATAATAAACGTTTGGAGCGTGAGGTTTTCGGTCTGAAATTTAAAAATCCTGTTGGCCTGGCAGCGGGCTTTGATAAAGACGCCAAATTGTATAAAGAACTTTCAAATCTGGGATTCGGTTTTATTGAAATTGGAACGCTTACGCCAAAAGGACAGGAAGGAAACCCTAAAAAACGTCTTTTCCGACTTAAAGAAGATTCGGCAATTATCAATAGGATGGGTTTTAACAACGGAGGTGTTTTTGAAGCCGTGGAACGATTGAAAAAAAATAACGGTGTTCTGATAGGAGGAAACATTGGAAAGAACAAACTGACTCCAAACGAAGATGCGGTTTCAGATTATGAAATCTGCTTTGATGCTTTGTATGATTACGTTGATTATTTTGTCGTGAATGTAAGTTCGCCTAATACGCCAAACCTGCGTGCCTTGCAGGATAAAGAACCGTTGACCCAATTGTTGCAGACGTTGCAACAAAAAAATACGACAAAGCCAAAACAAAAACCAATTCTGCTGAAAATAGCTCCGGATTTGACAGACGAACAGCTTTTGGATATTGTAGATATTGTAAATGACACCAAGATTGCAGGAGTAATTGCTACCAATACTACTATTTCACGTGAAGGTCTTATATCCGAAAACCAGAAAGAAACAGGTGGTTTGTCAGGCAAGCCGTTGACAAAACGTTCTACAGAAGTTATCCGTTTCCTGTCTGAAAAAAGCAATAAATCGTTTCCTATTATTGGAGTAGGAGGTATTCATTCTGCAGAAGATGCTTTGGAGAAATTGGAAGCCGGTGCCAGTCTGGTACAATTGTATACCGGATTTATTTATGAAGGCCCGGCATTAATCAAAAAAATCAATAAAAAAATACTCAGTAAAAAGTAA
- a CDS encoding hydroxymethylglutaryl-CoA lyase, giving the protein MEQVKIIECPRDAMQGIKAFIPTEKKVDYIQSLLRVGFDTIDFGSFVSPKAIPQMADTAEVLSKLDLSQTNSKLLAIIANTQGAEMASKHKEIQYLGYPFSISENFQMRNTHKTIAESLVTLQEILDIANATDKEVVAYLSMGFGNPYGDPWNVEIVGEWTEKLSNMGVKILSLSDTVGSSTPEVIDYLFSNLIPKYRHIEFGAHLHTTPDKWFEKVDAAYKSGCRRFDGAIQGFGGCPMAKDDLTGNMPTEKMLSYFTAEKVATHTSPMSFESAYNEATKIFTVYH; this is encoded by the coding sequence ATGGAACAAGTTAAAATTATAGAATGTCCGAGGGATGCAATGCAAGGAATTAAGGCATTTATCCCTACAGAAAAAAAAGTGGACTATATCCAATCCTTATTGCGTGTTGGTTTTGATACCATAGATTTTGGAAGTTTTGTTTCTCCTAAAGCCATTCCTCAAATGGCTGATACCGCAGAGGTTTTGTCAAAGCTTGACCTTTCGCAAACCAACAGCAAACTTTTGGCTATTATTGCCAATACGCAAGGAGCCGAAATGGCATCAAAACATAAGGAGATACAATATTTAGGCTATCCGTTTTCTATATCAGAGAATTTCCAGATGCGTAATACACATAAAACTATTGCGGAATCGCTGGTGACTTTGCAGGAAATTCTGGATATCGCCAACGCTACAGATAAAGAAGTGGTTGCCTATCTTTCTATGGGATTTGGAAATCCGTATGGCGACCCATGGAATGTGGAAATTGTAGGCGAATGGACAGAAAAATTATCCAATATGGGCGTTAAGATTCTTTCGCTTTCAGATACTGTTGGTTCTTCAACTCCTGAAGTAATCGATTATCTTTTCTCTAATCTGATTCCAAAATACAGGCATATTGAATTTGGAGCCCATCTTCATACAACGCCGGACAAATGGTTTGAAAAAGTAGATGCAGCTTATAAATCAGGATGCCGAAGATTTGACGGTGCCATACAAGGTTTTGGCGGTTGTCCTATGGCAAAAGATGATTTGACAGGCAATATGCCAACAGAAAAAATGCTTTCTTATTTTACGGCAGAAAAGGTGGCCACACACACTAGCCCGATGAGTTTTGAAAGCGCTTATAATGAGGCTACAAAGATTTTTACCGTATATCATTAA
- a CDS encoding tetratricopeptide repeat-containing sensor histidine kinase — MPRTVISFLIVFIFLVLPQTKSYSFNLQKDSVSYYLAESKKIVYSDFKVAEKLLKKAETVAKKSNDPILLADVAHNYGASYYMVGSYDVALKKFMEALLLYEENNHTLGIAKCLIGQGLIQQGIGRNEEAIKLFRDANILISDLKDAVLESKVYFNIGISQIELKDYESSYKNFHKAMKLAVRNKDANMEHLVFNRLGNIHYLKNDLDSSVYYYQKVITDSYQPNEWEKSFALTGLSEVYIKEGNYKKAQEYGLKGFEAAKIVQAKWDIARAAEILSIAYKSENNYEMAFKYLAICKSYNDSLFNDTKLKEINLLQLKRKEAENEKLIAKNEAAQHKLKNTRLFSVSVILFMLYLLTIIYQYTKNSKIKEKLYNELEIKNRDIENQKVLITAQNHNLSELNQTKNRLFSILSHDLRSPIASIQQVLGLLKEGEISNEELKVLAEHLITQVDSTSIMLNTILHWSMTQLDGAKINKENIDLESAVRDSIAALELTAKAKEINIVHINSHEDVIIDADKGHVHIILNNLISNAIKFTPLAGTIEIRYSEDDIFHNVHITDSGAGISQVKIEEILNFDKRMVSEKGTGFEEGTGLGLLLVKQFLSDNNGKLDIVYHQNQGTEFIAALPKAKNF; from the coding sequence TTGCCCAGAACCGTTATAAGCTTTCTTATCGTATTCATTTTTCTGGTTTTACCCCAAACCAAAAGCTATTCTTTTAACCTGCAGAAAGATTCTGTTTCTTATTATTTAGCCGAATCAAAAAAAATTGTATACAGTGATTTTAAAGTTGCAGAAAAACTGCTTAAAAAAGCAGAAACTGTTGCTAAAAAATCAAATGACCCTATATTGTTGGCAGATGTGGCCCATAATTATGGCGCCAGCTATTATATGGTAGGTTCCTATGATGTCGCCCTAAAAAAGTTTATGGAGGCTCTTCTGCTGTATGAAGAGAACAATCATACGTTGGGAATTGCCAAATGTCTGATAGGACAAGGACTGATTCAGCAGGGAATTGGCAGAAACGAGGAAGCTATTAAGCTGTTTAGAGACGCCAATATCCTTATCAGCGATTTAAAAGATGCTGTATTGGAGAGCAAAGTGTACTTTAATATAGGAATATCCCAGATTGAGTTGAAAGATTATGAAAGTTCCTATAAGAATTTCCATAAAGCGATGAAACTGGCTGTCAGAAATAAGGATGCAAATATGGAGCATCTTGTTTTTAACAGGCTGGGGAATATCCATTATTTGAAGAATGATTTAGATTCTTCCGTATACTACTATCAAAAAGTAATAACCGATTCTTATCAACCTAATGAATGGGAAAAGTCATTTGCTCTTACGGGGCTTTCGGAAGTTTATATTAAGGAAGGGAATTACAAAAAAGCACAGGAATACGGATTAAAAGGTTTTGAAGCCGCAAAAATAGTACAGGCCAAATGGGATATTGCCCGGGCAGCTGAAATTTTGTCGATTGCCTACAAAAGTGAAAATAACTATGAGATGGCTTTCAAATATCTGGCTATCTGTAAATCATATAACGATTCGTTATTCAACGATACGAAGCTGAAAGAGATTAATCTGCTGCAATTAAAAAGAAAAGAAGCCGAAAACGAAAAGCTGATAGCAAAAAACGAAGCGGCACAGCACAAGCTGAAAAATACGCGATTGTTTTCTGTTTCTGTAATATTATTTATGCTTTATCTCCTGACAATCATATACCAGTATACCAAAAACAGTAAGATTAAAGAAAAGCTGTACAACGAATTGGAGATTAAGAACCGCGATATTGAAAACCAAAAAGTACTTATAACGGCGCAAAACCATAATTTGAGTGAATTGAACCAGACAAAAAACAGGCTGTTTTCGATATTGTCTCATGATTTAAGGTCGCCAATTGCTTCAATCCAACAGGTTTTAGGATTATTGAAAGAAGGAGAAATCAGCAATGAAGAACTAAAGGTTTTGGCTGAACACCTCATTACTCAGGTAGACAGTACTTCTATTATGCTCAATACTATTTTGCATTGGTCAATGACACAGCTTGACGGTGCAAAGATTAATAAAGAAAACATTGATCTGGAAAGTGCCGTTAGGGATTCGATTGCCGCTTTGGAATTAACGGCAAAAGCAAAAGAAATTAATATTGTCCATATCAATTCGCATGAAGATGTTATTATAGATGCAGATAAAGGGCATGTTCATATCATACTCAATAACCTCATATCCAACGCGATTAAGTTTACGCCGCTGGCAGGAACGATTGAAATCAGATATTCTGAGGATGATATTTTCCATAATGTACATATAACCGATTCCGGAGCGGGAATTTCTCAGGTCAAGATTGAAGAAATCCTGAATTTTGATAAAAGGATGGTATCTGAAAAAGGAACCGGATTTGAGGAAGGTACAGGTCTTGGATTGCTTCTCGTAAAGCAGTTCCTATCAGACAATAATGGTAAACTGGATATTGTGTACCATCAAAATCAGGGAACAGAATTTATTGCCGCTTTGCCAAAAGCTAAAAATTTCTAA